In Paraglaciecola sp. T6c, the sequence TGGCTACCTATGGCCATAGCAATGCAAAGTGCTAAGTGTGTTTTAGCGGTTGTTTTCATGTGTGTGTATTCTCTTAGGATTATAAAGACCGCAACAATGTGACCGTTTCTCGTTACAATTTGAGTGCAAAAATATGACGATATTGTGACGGGTCAAACCACTGAATTACTTAACTTAATGCTTAAAAGAAACTTCAAAAACAACGCCACACTATGCTTCATCGGTCTTCGAGATGTGACTGTTTTACAGCAACTGAGAGCTAAACTTCCCTCTAAGCTAAAAAATAGCCAACGAATTACACTTGAAAACAGGAATCATTATCAATAACATCTAAGCACTGAACCATTACCCTGTACTGCCATGTCCTCTCAGCGTATTTTGATTATCGAAGACGACGCCACCTTAAGTGGTCAAGTCGCAAGATTACTCGAAGAAAAAGGCTTCAATACCCACCAATGCTTAGACGGGCAGAAGGGATTACTCTGTGCATTACAGGAAAGCTTCGATCTCATTTTGCTCGACGTTTTGCTCCCCTCTCTCAATGGCTTTAATGTGTTGAATCAAATACGTCGCAGCAAGCAGACGCCGGTTATGATGATCACGGCCTGTGGTGCCGAACAAGAGAGAATCGAAGGCTATCGAAAAGGCGCAGATGATTACCTACCCAAGCCGTTTAATTTCACCGAAATGATGCTGCGCATTGAAGCATTGCTGCGCCGCAGTCAACACAGCGTAGAGCCAATCACGAAAACGACAGAATTGAAAATTGATAAACTTCGTCTTAATCGGATAAAACAGCAGGTTTTTTTTGCAGATTGTGACGTTGAACTGACGCCAATCCAATTCCGATTACTGTGGGTGTTAATCGAAAACAGAAATGAAATCATGAGCAAGGCATTTCTCTATCACAGTGTGCTAGATAGGCCCTTTAGTCGTTATGACAGAAGTTTAGATATGCACTTGAGCCGAGTGCGTAAAAAGTTGGTCGAGGTGGGCATGTCGCCGGAACGCTTGCTGACGATGCACGGTAAGGGTTATCG encodes:
- a CDS encoding response regulator transcription factor encodes the protein MSSQRILIIEDDATLSGQVARLLEEKGFNTHQCLDGQKGLLCALQESFDLILLDVLLPSLNGFNVLNQIRRSKQTPVMMITACGAEQERIEGYRKGADDYLPKPFNFTEMMLRIEALLRRSQHSVEPITKTTELKIDKLRLNRIKQQVFFADCDVELTPIQFRLLWVLIENRNEIMSKAFLYHSVLDRPFSRYDRSLDMHLSRVRKKLVEVGMSPERLLTMHGKGYRFT